One window from the genome of Desulfovibrio sp. X2 encodes:
- the eno gene encoding phosphopyruvate hydratase: protein MSAILSVWSREILDSRGNPTVEVEVTLETGHTGVAAVPSGASTGTREALELRDGDKARYDGKGVTQAVANVMDVIAEEVIGMDALNQTALDNAMIDLDGTENKSRLGANAMLGVSMATARAAAKFLGLPLYRYLGGVNSKVLPVPMMNIINGGMHAPNNLDIQEFMIMPLGADTFAEALRMGAETFHALKRILAKDGHVTSVGDEGGFAPNLKSHSEALAYIVRAIEEAGYEPGAQISLAMDAAASEFFKDGRYNLKGEGKVFSAAELTDFYKDLCTEFPIISIEDGLAESDWEGFAHLTDELGGHIQLVGDDLFVTNPAILAEGIENGICNSILIKLNQIGTVTETLDTIEIAKEAAYTTVISHRSGETEDHFIADLAVAVNSGQIKTGSLCRSDRLAKYNQLLRIEETLEDEGLYYGPSMASQWYDDGEEHDHDHEGHDHD, encoded by the coding sequence ATGAGCGCCATCCTTTCCGTCTGGTCCCGGGAGATACTTGATTCCCGCGGCAATCCCACCGTCGAGGTCGAAGTCACCCTGGAGACGGGCCACACCGGCGTGGCCGCCGTGCCCTCGGGCGCGTCCACCGGCACGCGCGAGGCCCTGGAGCTGCGCGACGGCGACAAGGCCCGCTACGACGGCAAGGGCGTGACCCAGGCCGTGGCCAACGTCATGGACGTCATCGCCGAGGAAGTCATCGGCATGGACGCCCTGAACCAGACCGCCCTGGACAACGCGATGATCGACCTGGACGGCACCGAGAACAAGTCGCGCCTGGGCGCCAACGCCATGCTCGGCGTGTCCATGGCCACGGCCCGCGCCGCGGCCAAGTTCCTGGGCCTGCCGCTGTACCGCTACCTGGGCGGCGTGAACTCCAAGGTCCTGCCCGTGCCCATGATGAACATCATCAACGGCGGCATGCACGCGCCCAACAACCTGGACATCCAGGAGTTCATGATCATGCCGCTGGGCGCCGACACCTTCGCCGAGGCCCTGCGCATGGGCGCCGAGACCTTCCATGCGCTCAAGCGCATCCTGGCCAAGGACGGCCACGTCACCTCCGTGGGCGACGAGGGCGGCTTCGCGCCGAACCTGAAGTCCCACTCCGAGGCCCTGGCCTACATCGTGCGCGCCATCGAGGAGGCGGGCTACGAGCCGGGCGCCCAGATCTCCCTGGCCATGGACGCCGCGGCCTCCGAGTTCTTCAAGGACGGCCGCTACAACCTGAAGGGCGAGGGCAAGGTCTTCTCCGCCGCCGAGCTGACCGACTTCTACAAGGATCTCTGCACCGAGTTCCCCATCATCTCCATCGAGGACGGCCTGGCCGAGTCCGACTGGGAGGGCTTCGCCCACCTCACGGACGAGCTGGGCGGCCACATCCAGCTCGTGGGCGACGACCTCTTCGTGACCAACCCGGCGATCCTGGCCGAGGGCATCGAGAACGGCATCTGCAACTCGATCCTCATCAAGCTGAACCAGATCGGCACGGTCACCGAGACGCTCGACACCATCGAGATCGCCAAGGAAGCCGCCTACACCACGGTCATCTCGCACCGCTCCGGCGAGACCGAGGACCACTTCATCGCCGACCTGGCCGTGGCCGTGAACTCCGGCCAGATCAAGACCGGGTCGCTGTGCCGCTCCGACCGCCTGGCCAAGTACAACCAGCTCCTGCGCATCGAGGAGACCCTGGAGGACGAGGGGCTGTACTACGGCCCGTCC